A genome region from Pirellulales bacterium includes the following:
- the cls gene encoding cardiolipin synthase: MWASLWAVAYFLIHLGFVARAIQRPHREPASRIAWVVTIMVLPVAGILAYLLLGETNIGRRRVARSRQVLARIPSPSAALGADGTIPAVQLPERYEPLFRMGRTVNGFEPCGGNRGELTPDSNAMIDRLVADIDAARRHVHLCFYIWLADRNGLKVVEALCRAAARGVTCRALADALGSRTLIAGEPWRMMRGAGVKLAAALPIGNPLLKPLRGRIDLRNHRKIVVIDNGITYCGSQNCADPEFRVKAKYAPWVDAVIRFEGPIARQNQALFVADWMDHVDEDLTDLLREPLAPAPAGFAAQVIGTGPTIRYSAMPEVFETLMYAARQELTITTPYFVPDEAMLAALCASARRGVATTLIVPLRNDSWIVAAASRSYYAELLGAGVQIFEYPDGLLHTKSLTLDGQVTLIGSANMDRRSFELNYENNILLCDPQLTADVRNRQAAYLARSQPVTLAQVAAWSLPRVLLNNAIGMMGPVL; this comes from the coding sequence ATGTGGGCGTCGCTTTGGGCCGTGGCTTACTTCCTGATCCACCTGGGATTCGTGGCGCGCGCGATCCAGCGTCCACATCGCGAGCCGGCCTCGCGCATCGCCTGGGTGGTCACCATCATGGTCCTGCCGGTCGCCGGCATCTTGGCCTATCTCCTGCTGGGCGAAACCAATATCGGCCGGCGCCGCGTGGCGCGATCGCGACAAGTGCTGGCGCGGATCCCCTCCCCCTCCGCGGCGCTCGGTGCCGACGGAACCATACCGGCCGTGCAGCTTCCCGAGCGGTACGAGCCGCTGTTCCGGATGGGCCGCACGGTGAACGGCTTTGAGCCGTGCGGCGGCAATCGCGGCGAGCTCACGCCCGATTCGAACGCCATGATCGATCGGCTCGTGGCCGACATCGACGCCGCGCGCCGGCACGTGCATCTCTGCTTCTATATCTGGCTGGCCGACCGCAACGGGCTCAAGGTCGTCGAGGCCCTCTGCCGCGCCGCCGCGCGGGGTGTGACGTGCCGGGCACTGGCCGACGCCTTGGGCTCGCGCACGCTGATCGCGGGCGAGCCGTGGCGCATGATGCGCGGGGCCGGCGTCAAGCTGGCCGCTGCACTCCCGATCGGCAATCCGCTGTTGAAACCGCTGCGCGGGCGGATCGATTTGCGCAATCACCGCAAGATCGTCGTGATCGACAATGGCATCACCTATTGCGGCAGCCAGAACTGCGCCGACCCGGAGTTTCGCGTCAAAGCCAAATACGCGCCGTGGGTCGACGCGGTCATCCGGTTCGAGGGTCCGATCGCGCGGCAGAACCAGGCGCTGTTTGTCGCCGACTGGATGGACCACGTCGACGAAGACCTGACCGATCTGTTGCGCGAACCGCTGGCACCGGCGCCAGCTGGATTCGCGGCGCAAGTGATCGGCACCGGTCCGACGATCCGCTACTCGGCCATGCCCGAGGTGTTCGAGACGTTGATGTACGCCGCGCGGCAGGAATTGACGATTACCACGCCGTACTTCGTTCCGGACGAGGCCATGCTCGCGGCGCTGTGCGCCAGCGCGCGGCGCGGCGTGGCGACCACGTTGATCGTTCCCCTGCGCAACGATTCGTGGATCGTGGCGGCCGCGAGCCGCAGCTACTATGCCGAGCTGCTGGGGGCCGGAGTGCAGATCTTTGAGTATCCCGACGGCCTGCTGCACACAAAATCGCTGACGCTCGACGGCCAGGTCACGCTCATCGGCTCGGCGAACATGGATCGACGCAGCTTCGAGTTGAACTACGAGAACAACATCTTGCTTTGCGACCCGCAGCTCACGGCCGACGTACGGAACCGGCAGGCGGCCTACCTGGCGCGTTCGCAGCCAGTGACGCTCGCACAGGTCGCCGCCTGGTCGCTGCCGCGGGTGCTGCTCAATAACGCCATCGGAATGATGGGGCCCGTGCTCTAA
- a CDS encoding phosphatidylinositol-specific phospholipase C1-like protein yields MLRIGHLAGAVWALAAATLWAQTPTLDDLRLNQIQVVATHNSYHLRPPVAMLRAAMALRKDAKEWDYSRETLDQQLDRGIRSFELDLHVSDRGWQVLHVPTFDPGTTTPMLADALRVICAWSEKHPRHIPISLLLELKEEGYQVSRSFRRPQLADLEQLDAVLREGLGPARMLVPDDVRGQHATLREAVLQGGWPTIAEARGRVLVILHEGGLHRAAYLQGHEALEGRAMFVESDLDQPHAAVLIRNDPTDREIDALARKGFLIRTRVDTQGSRQAERRQQALASGAHILTTDYPRGEIAADQAFALPDGAVARVNPITGPEQLRGMALSEPGP; encoded by the coding sequence GTGCTAAGAATCGGCCATCTGGCCGGCGCCGTCTGGGCGCTCGCGGCCGCAACGCTCTGGGCGCAAACGCCGACGCTGGATGATTTGCGACTCAACCAGATTCAAGTCGTCGCCACTCACAACAGTTACCACCTGCGCCCGCCCGTGGCGATGTTGCGGGCCGCGATGGCGCTGCGCAAAGATGCTAAAGAATGGGACTACTCGCGCGAAACGCTCGACCAGCAACTCGACCGCGGCATTCGCAGCTTCGAGCTTGACCTGCACGTTTCCGATCGCGGCTGGCAGGTGCTCCACGTGCCGACCTTTGATCCCGGCACGACGACGCCGATGTTGGCCGACGCCTTGCGGGTGATCTGTGCCTGGTCCGAAAAGCATCCCCGCCACATTCCCATCTCGCTGTTGCTCGAATTGAAAGAGGAAGGCTATCAGGTCAGCCGTAGCTTTCGGCGGCCGCAATTGGCCGACCTGGAGCAACTCGACGCGGTGCTCCGAGAAGGACTCGGCCCGGCGCGCATGCTCGTGCCCGACGACGTGCGCGGTCAGCACGCCACGCTCCGGGAAGCCGTGCTCCAAGGCGGCTGGCCCACGATCGCCGAGGCGCGCGGCAGGGTACTCGTCATCCTGCATGAAGGCGGCCTTCACCGCGCCGCCTATTTGCAGGGGCACGAAGCCTTGGAAGGCCGGGCGATGTTCGTCGAATCGGACCTGGATCAGCCGCATGCGGCCGTGTTGATTCGCAACGACCCGACCGACCGAGAGATCGACGCCTTGGCGCGCAAGGGGTTCTTGATTCGTACCCGGGTCGATACCCAAGGCAGCCGGCAAGCCGAGCGCCGCCAGCAGGCCCTGGCCAGTGGCGCTCACATCCTGACGACCGACTATCCCCGTGGAGAAATTGCCGCGGATCAGGCCTTTGCCCTGCCCGACGGCGCGGTGGCACGCGTGAATCCGATCACCGGTCCGGAGCAACTGCGCGGAATGGCCCTCAGCGAGCCGGGCCCGTGA